The following are encoded in a window of Novosphingobium sp. THN1 genomic DNA:
- a CDS encoding conjugal transfer protein TraF: MPAPASKAAWRLLAACAIANAVSLSSPALAQSGATRADAPRHAQSAERQDSFYCEERRLGYWFYCERPKPQDQNSPSPAPAASATSQLDAITATLRELKAKAILEPTPANVTAYIRFQRAQLDRASLFSDVWQRAIWQDPELDYTLQRPVSTLGKRQWQDSRSAERNAAMAQLSERYGLFYFFAQSCGACEVMSPIVQSVASTWHIAVRAISTDGGPSRHFPNYTVETNQRSRMGLEPKITPAVVLWDAQTGRPIPIGYGVMSADELQDRIYLLTSKEAGRDY; this comes from the coding sequence ATGCCCGCGCCCGCCAGTAAGGCCGCGTGGCGGCTGCTTGCCGCCTGTGCGATTGCCAACGCCGTTTCCCTGTCATCCCCGGCGCTCGCCCAGAGTGGCGCAACCCGTGCCGATGCGCCGCGCCATGCGCAGTCTGCCGAGCGCCAGGATAGCTTCTACTGCGAGGAACGGCGGCTCGGATACTGGTTTTACTGCGAGCGGCCCAAGCCGCAGGACCAGAATTCGCCCTCGCCCGCGCCTGCGGCCAGCGCGACCAGCCAACTTGACGCGATCACGGCGACGTTGCGCGAACTGAAGGCCAAGGCGATCCTCGAGCCGACGCCAGCAAATGTGACGGCATATATCCGGTTCCAGCGCGCGCAGCTCGACCGGGCATCGCTCTTCAGCGACGTCTGGCAGCGGGCGATCTGGCAGGATCCCGAGCTCGACTACACGCTGCAGCGCCCGGTCTCGACACTTGGCAAGCGCCAGTGGCAGGATTCGCGAAGCGCGGAACGGAACGCCGCGATGGCCCAGCTTTCCGAGCGCTACGGGCTGTTCTACTTCTTCGCCCAGAGCTGCGGCGCCTGCGAAGTCATGTCGCCAATCGTGCAGAGCGTTGCCTCGACCTGGCATATCGCCGTGCGCGCGATTTCGACCGATGGCGGCCCGTCGCGGCATTTCCCGAACTACACGGTCGAGACCAACCAGCGCAGCCGCATGGGGCTCGAGCCCAAGATCACGCCAGCGGTCGTGCTCTGGGACGCGCAGACCGGCCGCCCCATACCGATCGGCTACGGCGTCATGAGCGCCGACGAACTGCAGGACCGGATTTACCTCCTCACATCGAAGGAAGCTGGACGTGACTACTAG
- a CDS encoding conjugal transfer protein TraH, protein MKRAVAALLAAAIPLTLPLSGASADVGSSMDSFLNDVGGAANVNGPTAFQGQSAGYYSLGNVWTRFPQKTTNIANLQLPRARAGCGGIDIFAGSFSFINASEIVAMLKAVANNAVGFAFSLAIDTVCPECSKIMQEFSQKAQLMNNLNINSCEMAQGLVGGIWPKGDLADKAICEAIGNSEGIFTDYAAAKHGCGTRGQRSSTTAQGSGKYDDVNPGVPRNYTWTILKKSAFFSPGGRFDEELAEYAMTLLGTIIYVPPKDDEPGKFVPIVGEASSTLVTSLLDGTSNGNVLIFDCDEPEKCLNPGFKSLSLPASKALRPRVAALIGGMVQAIRDDTAISEEQKELLQVASIPLYKILTVQAAYGRGMPTDDRETLAEIASVDLLFAVLDRIVSEAGRSMSSFIGADEAKIAMWQNQVNVVRQALADRQANTHLKVNAVLQIIEKTAFIENVLAASMSPGMAASLDWSRGVQSRALTN, encoded by the coding sequence ATGAAAAGAGCCGTCGCTGCGCTCCTTGCAGCCGCCATCCCCCTCACCCTCCCGCTGTCTGGCGCATCGGCCGATGTCGGCAGTTCGATGGACTCGTTTCTGAACGACGTCGGGGGCGCTGCCAACGTCAACGGGCCGACCGCGTTCCAGGGGCAGTCTGCCGGCTATTACAGCCTCGGCAATGTCTGGACACGGTTCCCGCAGAAGACCACCAATATCGCCAATCTGCAGCTGCCGCGCGCCCGCGCCGGTTGCGGCGGCATCGACATCTTCGCCGGGTCCTTCAGCTTCATCAACGCCAGCGAGATCGTCGCGATGCTGAAGGCAGTCGCGAACAATGCCGTCGGCTTCGCCTTCAGCCTGGCGATCGACACGGTCTGCCCGGAATGCTCGAAGATCATGCAGGAGTTCAGCCAGAAGGCTCAGCTCATGAACAACCTCAACATCAACTCCTGCGAGATGGCCCAGGGTCTGGTGGGCGGAATTTGGCCGAAGGGCGACCTTGCCGACAAGGCGATCTGCGAAGCGATCGGCAACTCCGAAGGGATCTTCACCGACTATGCCGCGGCCAAGCATGGGTGCGGCACCAGGGGGCAGCGATCGAGCACGACCGCGCAAGGCTCGGGCAAATATGACGACGTCAATCCCGGTGTGCCGCGAAACTACACCTGGACGATCCTCAAGAAGTCGGCGTTCTTCTCGCCTGGCGGCCGCTTCGACGAGGAGCTCGCCGAATATGCAATGACGCTGCTGGGCACAATCATCTACGTGCCCCCCAAGGACGACGAGCCGGGCAAGTTCGTGCCGATCGTTGGTGAGGCATCGTCCACCCTCGTGACTTCGCTGCTGGATGGCACCTCGAATGGCAACGTCCTCATCTTCGACTGCGACGAGCCGGAAAAGTGCCTCAACCCGGGCTTCAAGTCGCTGAGCCTGCCGGCATCGAAAGCGCTGCGGCCGCGGGTGGCGGCGCTTATCGGCGGCATGGTTCAGGCCATCCGCGACGACACCGCGATCAGCGAAGAGCAGAAGGAACTGCTGCAGGTCGCGTCCATCCCGCTCTACAAGATCCTGACCGTCCAGGCGGCCTATGGCCGGGGCATGCCGACCGACGACCGGGAGACCCTGGCCGAGATCGCCAGTGTCGACCTGCTGTTTGCTGTGCTCGACCGGATCGTGAGCGAGGCGGGCCGCTCGATGTCGAGCTTCATCGGGGCCGACGAAGCCAAGATCGCCATGTGGCAGAATCAGGTCAATGTCGTGCGTCAGGCGCTCGCTGACCGGCAGGCCAACACGCATCTCAAGGTCAATGCGGTGCTGCAGATCATCGAGAAGACGGCGTTCATCGAGAACGTGCTGGCCGCCTCGATGTCGCCCGGAATGGCCGCATCGCTGGACTGGTCGCGCGGCGTCCAGAGCCGCGCCCTCACCAACTGA
- a CDS encoding conjugal transfer protein TraG N-terminal domain-containing protein gives MVEIFTVGGGDYLVNVFQAVAAWTGNGGYKSLLQVVMVMGLGLSALTLAFNQDWRAWINWFLGATLIYSCLMVPRLDVHVTDRLNPSLAPANVSNVPLGLALMASFTSQVGDYLTGSAEVVFGLPGDLNYSKNGMIYGARLYDATRSLRISDPEFAANLDEHFRQCVFYDVLLGRYSMKELAETGDIWATIAPGSQARAQRFLTRDATSGQVSSNIVTCREAYDTLNAQWAGLVDAMGSVFGRQLYPNQTAALAKAKLFADLPVAYQYLTGVSANATEIFKQTLTINAMSQAMHSMSGTSGAGNVDVYAQTRADIQTERTYGSIASNAMNWVPLLNVVLTVLFYALFPVLFPLFLLPKTGPVALKGYVTGFFYLAAWGPLFVILHMMLMYKGAADMSAVTGSNGLSLASFTGLADVNSDIGLLAGYLIASVPFLAGGVAKGAMAISHHATSYLNPSQNAAEEAAREASTGNVSLGNTSFENSSVLTRQFAQGTIAPSFTYGAPQTRTFSDTGAMTTSFPDGSYDQIPTSSYPFTPTLGQEFTARLSTMASQARANSETYANVATESTASAVTKFRELRDQFSRGASFESATGTSNSDSIQTAFSEVDQASTSLQRQFGLSRRAADDITVAWFLNGEAGASAGVTNGVASANIGAKGGRNQAWTDSDIGIASEDRSRIFGSLSQMSDSRNWSSTRDGFVRSVSTSSSSSISSTASGMSASLTEAQSYSREARRAEELANRLESQASFFEGNSAAGSLNLSQTYREWGLTEIESNRDFYSNARFDDVTFQLSAEGQALQAKFIESYAEQLREGIEDRLVLAAGQPVSRSAISGSGSVRGRAQIGGAGSGTVPQVDAGNIHDEAQRAQAAGRQKIGGSRRRLDAVTKGAQGASAEAADDVKEW, from the coding sequence ATGGTCGAGATTTTCACGGTCGGCGGCGGGGACTATCTGGTCAACGTCTTCCAGGCAGTCGCCGCCTGGACCGGCAACGGCGGCTACAAGAGCCTGCTCCAGGTGGTGATGGTGATGGGGCTCGGCTTGTCTGCCCTCACCCTGGCGTTCAATCAGGACTGGCGCGCCTGGATCAACTGGTTCCTCGGCGCAACGCTCATTTACTCCTGCCTCATGGTGCCGCGGCTCGATGTCCATGTGACCGACCGGCTCAACCCGAGCCTTGCCCCGGCCAATGTCAGCAACGTGCCGCTGGGTCTTGCCTTGATGGCGAGCTTTACCAGCCAGGTCGGCGACTACCTGACGGGCTCGGCTGAAGTGGTGTTCGGCCTGCCCGGTGATCTCAACTATTCGAAAAACGGGATGATCTACGGCGCGCGGCTCTACGATGCGACCCGGTCCTTGCGGATTTCCGATCCGGAGTTTGCTGCCAATCTCGACGAGCACTTCCGGCAATGCGTGTTCTACGACGTTCTGCTCGGCCGCTACTCGATGAAGGAGCTGGCAGAAACCGGCGACATCTGGGCGACGATCGCGCCGGGCAGTCAGGCGCGCGCGCAGCGGTTCCTGACCCGGGATGCCACTTCAGGCCAGGTGAGCTCGAACATCGTGACCTGCCGCGAGGCCTACGACACGCTCAATGCGCAGTGGGCCGGACTGGTCGATGCGATGGGATCGGTGTTCGGCCGTCAACTTTACCCCAACCAGACGGCCGCGCTCGCCAAGGCGAAGCTCTTTGCCGACCTGCCGGTGGCCTATCAGTACCTGACCGGCGTCTCGGCCAACGCGACCGAAATCTTCAAGCAGACGCTGACCATCAATGCGATGAGCCAGGCCATGCACTCGATGTCCGGCACCAGCGGCGCCGGCAATGTCGACGTCTACGCCCAGACCCGCGCCGACATTCAGACCGAGCGGACCTATGGCTCGATTGCGAGCAACGCGATGAACTGGGTCCCACTCCTGAACGTCGTGCTGACCGTGCTGTTCTATGCGCTGTTTCCGGTGCTATTCCCGCTTTTCCTGCTCCCAAAGACGGGACCTGTCGCACTCAAGGGCTATGTGACAGGCTTCTTCTATCTCGCGGCCTGGGGGCCGCTGTTCGTGATCCTCCACATGATGCTGATGTACAAGGGCGCGGCCGACATGAGCGCGGTCACGGGCAGCAACGGCCTCAGCCTTGCAAGCTTTACCGGGCTGGCCGACGTCAACAGCGATATCGGTCTGCTGGCAGGCTATCTTATTGCATCGGTGCCGTTCCTGGCAGGCGGTGTGGCCAAAGGCGCCATGGCGATTTCTCACCACGCGACGAGCTACCTCAACCCGAGCCAGAACGCGGCCGAGGAAGCGGCCCGGGAGGCAAGTACCGGCAACGTCTCGCTCGGCAACACCAGCTTCGAAAACTCGAGCGTCCTAACCCGCCAGTTCGCACAAGGCACGATCGCGCCGAGCTTCACCTATGGGGCGCCGCAGACGCGAACTTTCAGCGACACCGGAGCAATGACCACGAGCTTTCCGGACGGCAGCTACGATCAGATCCCGACCTCCAGCTATCCCTTCACGCCGACGCTGGGCCAGGAGTTCACGGCGCGCCTTTCGACGATGGCATCGCAGGCCCGCGCCAACAGCGAGACCTATGCCAATGTCGCCACGGAATCGACCGCCAGCGCTGTCACGAAGTTCCGCGAGCTCCGGGACCAGTTCAGCCGCGGCGCATCATTCGAGAGCGCAACCGGCACCTCGAATTCCGACAGCATCCAGACGGCATTCAGCGAGGTCGACCAGGCATCGACCAGTCTGCAGCGGCAATTCGGACTGTCGCGCAGGGCAGCGGACGACATCACTGTAGCGTGGTTTTTGAACGGGGAAGCTGGCGCGAGCGCTGGCGTGACAAACGGAGTCGCATCCGCAAACATCGGCGCCAAGGGTGGGCGAAACCAAGCGTGGACGGACAGCGACATTGGCATCGCGTCGGAGGACCGCTCACGGATCTTCGGTAGTTTGTCTCAGATGTCCGACAGCAGGAATTGGTCGAGTACTCGCGACGGCTTCGTTCGCTCGGTCAGCACCTCGAGCAGCTCGTCAATTTCGAGCACCGCGAGTGGCATGAGCGCATCGCTGACCGAAGCGCAGAGCTACAGCCGGGAGGCACGCCGAGCTGAGGAGCTCGCCAATCGTCTCGAGAGCCAGGCGTCCTTCTTCGAAGGGAACAGCGCTGCAGGCAGCCTCAATTTGTCCCAAACCTACCGAGAATGGGGTCTCACCGAGATCGAAAGCAACCGCGATTTCTATAGCAATGCGCGGTTTGACGATGTCACTTTCCAGCTCAGCGCGGAAGGCCAGGCGTTGCAGGCCAAATTCATCGAAAGCTACGCCGAGCAGCTTCGCGAGGGGATCGAAGATCGCCTCGTCCTGGCCGCCGGGCAGCCTGTATCCCGTTCGGCTATCTCTGGCTCCGGATCAGTACGCGGGCGCGCGCAGATTGGCGGAGCGGGCTCCGGCACAGTGCCGCAGGTCGACGCTGGTAATATCCATGATGAGGCTCAAAGAGCTCAGGCTGCCGGTCGCCAAAAGATCGGCGGGTCCAGGAGACGTCTGGACGCTGTCACCAAGGGAGCGCAGGGCGCTAGTGCGGAGGCCGCCGATGACGTCAAAGAGTGGTAG
- a CDS encoding Lrp/AsnC family transcriptional regulator, with product MDRIDRKILKHLQSDSSLSHAELGERVHLSPSQVSRRILRMQNEGIVAGQVALLDEQKLGLQVEAYVAVSLSSYAPDIVRTFHERITKLDEVLSCASTTGDLDYLLRIVVPDLRAYSKLMNTELLGHGDVASVRTSVVLDRIKHTTALPISEKERN from the coding sequence ATGGACAGGATTGATCGGAAAATTCTGAAGCATCTCCAGAGCGATTCATCTCTGTCACACGCAGAACTGGGGGAGCGTGTACACCTCTCGCCCTCGCAGGTGTCTCGACGAATTCTGCGCATGCAAAATGAGGGCATAGTTGCCGGTCAGGTCGCTCTGCTTGATGAGCAGAAGCTGGGCTTGCAAGTGGAAGCCTATGTCGCCGTATCGCTCAGTTCCTACGCGCCCGATATCGTCAGGACGTTCCATGAACGCATAACCAAGCTTGACGAGGTCCTCTCTTGCGCTTCGACAACGGGAGATTTGGATTACCTGCTCCGGATTGTGGTCCCGGATTTGCGGGCATACTCCAAGCTGATGAACACCGAACTGCTCGGCCATGGCGATGTTGCGAGCGTCAGGACAAGTGTAGTCCTCGACCGGATTAAACACACGACAGCCCTGCCGATATCAGAGAAGGAAAGAAACTGA
- the maiA gene encoding maleylacetoacetate isomerase produces MRLHDYWRSGAAYRVRIALNLKGVAYEALSHDLRTGAQRDPSFLAINPQGLIPALEVNDACLTQSLAIIEWLEERYPEVPLLPSDAESRAIVRGMAQVVCCDIHPLNNLRALNALRNDFGADEAAVNDWIAHWIRDGFVALEALIEEHGGQFAFGDTVGLVDCCLVPQVYSAERFEVSLEAFPAIRKVTKNARSVAAFAAAAPERQAGSG; encoded by the coding sequence ATGCGATTGCACGACTACTGGCGCTCGGGTGCGGCCTATCGTGTACGCATCGCCCTGAACCTCAAAGGCGTAGCGTACGAGGCGCTTAGCCATGACCTGCGCACTGGCGCGCAGCGCGACCCTTCCTTTCTGGCGATAAACCCGCAGGGCCTGATTCCTGCGCTAGAGGTGAACGATGCCTGCCTCACCCAGTCACTGGCTATTATCGAATGGCTCGAGGAGAGATACCCGGAGGTTCCGCTCTTACCTTCAGATGCGGAAAGTCGGGCCATCGTGCGAGGCATGGCGCAGGTCGTCTGCTGCGACATCCATCCTCTGAACAACCTTCGGGCCCTCAATGCTTTGCGCAACGATTTCGGTGCCGATGAGGCGGCGGTCAACGACTGGATCGCGCACTGGATCAGAGACGGCTTCGTGGCGCTCGAGGCTTTAATCGAGGAGCATGGCGGCCAGTTCGCGTTCGGTGACACAGTAGGCTTGGTGGATTGCTGCCTCGTCCCGCAAGTTTACTCCGCCGAACGCTTCGAAGTCTCATTGGAGGCCTTTCCCGCCATTAGAAAGGTAACGAAGAATGCAAGGTCTGTGGCGGCTTTTGCAGCTGCGGCCCCGGAGCGGCAGGCCGGGTCGGGCTGA
- a CDS encoding nitroreductase family protein encodes MKEHDAIPLPDRMDYPHPEMIERAEAFYEEMRKRHTVREFSDRPVPREVIEYAVKAAGTAPSGANHQPWYFSIIGSAELKKELRERAEAEERAFYSGKAGEEWLDALTPLGTDDQKPYLETAPWIIAIFGQRKGGIRKGIERQNYYVPESVGIAMGFLISALHHSGVATLTHTPKPMTFLNDMCGRPASEKPYLLLVCGYPADGATVPVHAKVKKPFEEIADYR; translated from the coding sequence ATGAAAGAGCATGATGCGATACCTCTTCCCGACCGGATGGATTATCCTCATCCGGAGATGATCGAGCGCGCGGAAGCGTTTTACGAGGAAATGCGGAAACGCCACACCGTGCGCGAGTTTTCCGACCGGCCGGTGCCACGTGAAGTGATCGAGTACGCCGTAAAAGCTGCTGGCACCGCTCCCAGCGGGGCAAATCACCAGCCCTGGTACTTCTCCATCATCGGATCAGCAGAACTCAAAAAAGAACTGCGTGAGCGTGCAGAAGCGGAAGAGCGCGCTTTCTACAGCGGCAAGGCAGGCGAGGAGTGGCTCGACGCACTCACTCCTTTGGGCACAGACGACCAGAAGCCGTACCTTGAAACGGCACCCTGGATCATTGCCATCTTCGGGCAACGTAAGGGGGGCATTCGCAAGGGCATCGAGCGCCAGAACTACTACGTTCCGGAGTCGGTCGGGATTGCCATGGGCTTTTTGATCTCAGCCTTGCACCATTCCGGTGTAGCGACGCTGACCCATACTCCCAAGCCAATGACCTTCTTGAATGATATGTGCGGTCGTCCAGCTTCCGAAAAACCCTATCTTCTGCTGGTGTGTGGATATCCGGCCGACGGCGCGACGGTTCCCGTCCATGCCAAAGTCAAAAAGCCTTTCGAAGAGATTGCGGATTATCGCTAG
- a CDS encoding CocE/NonD family hydrolase gives MARPDVLTYATPPLTTPLTLLGNARLSIYVQADVPDFDIVALLEDVAPNGTAIRLDSGWAGVLRARYRGGSGRLALLKPGQTVKLEVNLGEKGHTLRVGHRLRFSVFSSAYPFISVNPGTGNDIATDNASPRSARITILRGSSYPSALSLEVLEPRAQPSK, from the coding sequence CTGGCGCGCCCAGACGTCCTTACTTATGCCACACCGCCTCTCACGACTCCCCTCACTCTTCTGGGAAATGCCAGGCTCTCGATCTATGTTCAGGCTGACGTGCCGGACTTTGACATAGTCGCCTTGCTTGAAGATGTAGCACCCAATGGTACTGCCATTCGTCTTGATTCCGGATGGGCCGGCGTTCTGCGCGCCCGCTATCGTGGCGGTTCTGGTCGTCTTGCGCTCTTGAAGCCAGGCCAAACCGTGAAGCTCGAAGTTAATCTGGGCGAGAAGGGGCATACACTGCGAGTCGGCCATCGCTTGCGTTTCTCCGTCTTCAGTAGCGCCTACCCGTTTATCAGCGTCAATCCAGGCACCGGCAACGATATCGCCACCGACAACGCATCACCCCGTTCGGCTCGAATAACGATCCTGCGGGGTTCTTCGTATCCGTCGGCGCTGAGCTTGGAGGTTCTTGAACCAAGGGCGCAACCATCCAAATGA
- a CDS encoding CocE/NonD family hydrolase, whose product MDYDKLLSHRPLLTADLAAHGVEIPVYRQFLEHQTSDNMWAEVHLSLEDYRRINVPALTFTGWYDTTLPGSIANYRAMRGLAASADDQWIIVGPWDHSGASEGGYSRDTGQPIDRIGALAVESRGHKPGQRMAREFFDWCLKGTARRPAWPSVQMFVPGQNRWIEAERLPSPLVKSRKLFLGGSGRANAISSKGLLEAGPGQSALDEYTHDPANPVRSDLPANGRRVQAGVYSGRLTSLTNWRAQTSLLMPHRLSRLPSLFWEMPGSRSMFRLTCRTLT is encoded by the coding sequence GTGGATTATGACAAACTACTCTCGCATCGCCCCCTCCTGACGGCGGACCTTGCGGCCCATGGCGTTGAAATCCCGGTCTACCGCCAGTTTCTCGAACACCAGACTTCGGACAACATGTGGGCCGAAGTTCATCTCAGTCTCGAGGATTATCGCCGGATCAATGTACCGGCGCTAACTTTCACTGGCTGGTACGACACAACATTGCCAGGTAGCATTGCTAATTATCGAGCGATGCGCGGACTTGCGGCATCTGCAGATGACCAGTGGATCATCGTCGGCCCTTGGGACCATTCCGGAGCGTCAGAAGGCGGCTATTCCCGTGACACCGGGCAGCCAATCGACAGGATCGGCGCACTTGCTGTCGAATCCAGGGGCCACAAGCCAGGCCAGCGGATGGCCCGGGAATTCTTCGACTGGTGCCTAAAGGGAACCGCCCGCCGTCCCGCATGGCCGTCCGTTCAGATGTTCGTTCCGGGCCAGAACCGTTGGATCGAGGCGGAGCGCCTTCCCAGTCCTCTTGTGAAGTCCAGAAAATTGTTTCTTGGCGGATCGGGGCGAGCCAATGCAATCTCCAGTAAGGGGCTCCTTGAAGCCGGTCCAGGTCAAAGCGCGCTCGACGAGTACACGCACGATCCCGCAAATCCCGTTCGCAGTGACCTTCCGGCGAATGGCCGCAGGGTCCAGGCCGGGGTTTACTCGGGCCGGTTGACATCTCTCACCAACTGGCGCGCCCAGACGTCCTTACTTATGCCACACCGCCTCTCACGACTCCCCTCACTCTTCTGGGAAATGCCAGGCTCTCGATCTATGTTCAGGCTGACGTGCCGGACTTTGACATAG
- a CDS encoding CocE/NonD family hydrolase — protein MFGLMFLQDQTRSLARIEQHLRKGSLMMRFLFGPIAAAIAFVGPASAEFLRHPDAPARESQIGEGAQIVSIALNDGTTLTADLYLPDGAGPHPVILEVTPYGRRSTFSSSVEHGFWTGHGYAFIVVDARGTGASEGTHTFMADARRDGPQIVGWAAAQRWSSGKVGMRGSSYSGTYPLQTAIGRPQGLACISPNANFQSGFDGPLSLAVPSCKAGPWAGRRT, from the coding sequence ATGTTCGGTTTGATGTTTCTGCAAGACCAAACACGGTCCTTGGCTCGCATTGAGCAGCATTTACGAAAAGGATCTTTGATGATGCGCTTTTTATTTGGCCCGATAGCTGCCGCAATCGCTTTCGTTGGACCTGCTTCTGCCGAATTCTTGCGTCATCCTGATGCTCCAGCCCGCGAAAGTCAGATTGGAGAAGGTGCACAGATTGTCTCGATTGCTCTAAATGATGGGACTACTCTTACAGCCGACCTCTACTTGCCTGACGGCGCAGGGCCGCATCCCGTCATCCTCGAGGTAACGCCTTACGGACGGCGCAGCACCTTCAGTTCATCGGTCGAACACGGTTTTTGGACAGGGCATGGTTACGCGTTTATCGTGGTTGATGCTCGCGGCACCGGGGCCAGCGAAGGAACGCACACTTTTATGGCAGACGCCCGGCGCGACGGGCCTCAGATTGTGGGATGGGCTGCGGCCCAGCGCTGGTCGAGCGGAAAAGTCGGTATGCGCGGCAGCTCCTACAGCGGCACCTACCCACTCCAGACGGCAATTGGTAGGCCGCAGGGGCTTGCCTGTATTAGCCCCAATGCAAACTTCCAGAGCGGATTTGACGGCCCCCTTTCCTTGGCGGTGCCTTCATGCAAGGCTGGGCCTTGGGCTGGACGCCGCACGTAA
- a CDS encoding multidrug efflux SMR transporter: MAWAYLLLAGLLEIVWATAMKLSDGFSRPGASAVTLVASMGSFVLLALAMRSLPLGTAYTVWTGIGAIGAFVAGIFFLGESATAIRLVAAILILTGIVLMKSTSAG; encoded by the coding sequence GTGGCTTGGGCCTACTTGCTGTTAGCTGGTCTTCTGGAAATCGTCTGGGCGACTGCCATGAAATTGTCGGATGGCTTCAGTCGTCCAGGTGCCAGTGCTGTGACACTCGTTGCATCGATGGGGAGTTTTGTCTTGCTCGCCCTCGCGATGAGGTCCCTGCCCTTGGGTACAGCCTACACTGTCTGGACCGGGATCGGCGCAATCGGGGCTTTTGTCGCAGGTATCTTCTTCCTTGGTGAGAGTGCGACTGCCATCCGGCTCGTTGCCGCAATCTTGATACTGACCGGCATCGTTTTGATGAAATCAACGAGCGCAGGCTAG
- a CDS encoding FAD-binding oxidoreductase — protein MSALAMARPKTTSEVSTVLRLCHEASQEVVVVGGGTGPVAGAEPTANRIAISLERMNQIESVDPVNASCVVQAGACLQTVQEAVAGYHLLFPLDLGARGSCTIGGNISTNAGGINVLRYGSMRSLVLGLEAVLPDGTVISSMNKLLKNNAGFDLKQLFIGSEGTLGIVTRAVLRLFPQQPDRRTAMVALRGFDEVAQLLQLAKLKFGTMLSAYEVMWQSYLEEQLRFNGRRSPFEERHAFYVIIETEGADSQINEALLTETLETALGDDLIADAVIAKSEQERRSLWDLRENLEPFLSDKPSFGYDVGVPIGDMPDYVKLVESNLKRRWPDSICYTMGHIADGNLHFFVKPGRKDARREDCDEDVYGALESFGGTISAEHGIGFEKRAWLLRTRSSQEVGMMRSLKNALDPKGILNPGCVFE, from the coding sequence ATGTCTGCATTGGCAATGGCGCGGCCGAAGACGACATCTGAAGTCAGTACCGTCTTGCGTCTGTGTCATGAGGCTTCGCAAGAAGTGGTCGTAGTCGGCGGTGGTACCGGACCGGTTGCAGGCGCCGAGCCGACGGCGAACCGGATTGCCATCTCCCTTGAACGCATGAACCAGATCGAGAGCGTTGATCCGGTAAACGCCAGTTGCGTTGTGCAGGCCGGTGCTTGTCTGCAGACCGTTCAGGAGGCGGTGGCAGGCTACCATCTGCTGTTTCCACTTGATTTAGGCGCTCGCGGATCTTGCACCATCGGTGGCAACATTTCGACCAACGCCGGCGGGATCAATGTCTTGCGCTATGGATCCATGCGGAGCTTGGTTCTGGGGCTCGAAGCGGTCCTACCGGATGGCACCGTAATCTCGTCGATGAACAAGCTGCTCAAGAACAATGCCGGTTTCGACCTCAAACAGCTGTTCATCGGCTCGGAAGGCACATTGGGAATTGTAACGCGAGCTGTGTTGCGGCTGTTTCCTCAGCAGCCAGACCGACGAACCGCAATGGTCGCGCTACGCGGCTTCGATGAAGTGGCTCAGCTCCTGCAATTGGCGAAACTGAAGTTTGGCACAATGCTCTCGGCATACGAGGTGATGTGGCAATCTTATCTGGAAGAACAATTGCGTTTCAACGGGCGTCGCAGCCCCTTTGAAGAACGGCATGCCTTCTACGTGATCATCGAGACCGAAGGGGCGGACTCGCAAATAAATGAAGCCCTTCTGACCGAAACGCTCGAAACCGCTCTCGGCGATGATCTCATCGCCGATGCAGTCATTGCCAAGTCAGAGCAGGAACGACGAAGCCTGTGGGACCTCCGCGAGAATCTTGAGCCATTCCTCAGCGACAAACCGTCCTTTGGCTATGATGTTGGTGTTCCTATCGGCGACATGCCGGACTACGTGAAGCTCGTAGAAAGCAATCTGAAACGCCGGTGGCCTGACAGCATCTGTTATACGATGGGTCACATTGCTGACGGCAATCTTCATTTCTTTGTCAAGCCCGGTCGTAAAGATGCTCGCAGGGAAGACTGCGATGAAGACGTTTATGGAGCCCTGGAATCTTTTGGAGGTACGATTTCTGCGGAACACGGGATTGGCTTCGAGAAGCGGGCCTGGCTCCTTCGCACACGTTCATCTCAAGAAGTTGGCATGATGCGCTCACTTAAGAATGCTTTGGACCCTAAGGGAATTCTGAATCCCGGCTGCGTCTTTGAGTGA